The following coding sequences lie in one Stenotrophomonas rhizophila genomic window:
- a CDS encoding MFS transporter, whose protein sequence is MLRLTALLTGVALLLTGSGLLGTLLAVRGGQAGFGAGTLGLVMSGYFAGFFIGTFFAPSLIGRIGHIRAFAFFAALAAIAVLLHPLWLHPVAWGVLRIATGIALVGLYTVIESWLNAEPDPARRSRAFSLYMVVNLSALALGQVLLMLGDASAMAMFMLTAILICAAVLPVTATRLRQPDVPVVSRLTLGRLYAMAPVATVAAGLSGLAMGAFWGLLPVYAGAVGLDGNGVALFMLTAILGGALLQWPLGHISNGHDRRSGLVALSLAAAGIAVVASLPMIQLQTHLLFGLFFCYGGLAFALYPFAVAHMLDYLPRQHLLSGCSSLLLVHGVGAALGPALAGAAMQRFGPAALPLYFAVVLMVLALFTGARLLRFQRVRTHPVGFRLMLRTTPSALELMPETDLEAPPDTPYSPHSDKEAH, encoded by the coding sequence ATGCTGCGGCTGACCGCCCTGCTCACCGGCGTCGCGCTGCTGCTCACCGGCAGCGGGCTTCTGGGCACCCTGCTGGCGGTGCGCGGCGGCCAGGCCGGCTTCGGTGCCGGCACGCTGGGGCTGGTGATGTCCGGGTATTTCGCCGGCTTCTTCATCGGTACCTTTTTCGCGCCTTCGCTGATCGGCCGCATCGGGCATATCCGTGCGTTCGCGTTCTTCGCCGCCCTCGCGGCGATTGCCGTGCTGCTGCATCCCCTCTGGCTGCATCCCGTCGCCTGGGGCGTGCTGCGCATTGCCACCGGCATCGCGCTGGTGGGGCTGTATACGGTGATCGAGAGCTGGCTCAACGCCGAGCCCGATCCGGCCCGGCGCAGCCGCGCGTTCTCGCTGTACATGGTGGTCAATCTTTCTGCGCTGGCGCTGGGCCAGGTGCTGCTGATGCTGGGCGATGCCAGCGCGATGGCGATGTTCATGCTGACCGCGATCCTGATCTGCGCGGCGGTGTTGCCGGTGACTGCCACCCGGCTGCGTCAACCGGACGTGCCGGTCGTATCGCGGCTCACCCTGGGCCGGCTGTATGCGATGGCGCCGGTGGCCACCGTGGCGGCGGGCCTGTCCGGGCTGGCGATGGGTGCCTTCTGGGGCCTGCTGCCGGTGTATGCCGGTGCGGTGGGCCTGGATGGCAATGGCGTGGCGCTGTTCATGCTCACCGCGATCCTGGGCGGTGCGTTGCTGCAGTGGCCGCTGGGCCATATCAGCAACGGCCACGATCGCCGCAGCGGGCTGGTGGCGCTGAGCCTGGCCGCCGCCGGCATCGCGGTGGTGGCGTCGCTGCCGATGATCCAGTTGCAGACGCACCTGCTGTTTGGGCTGTTCTTCTGCTACGGCGGGCTGGCCTTCGCGCTGTATCCGTTCGCGGTGGCGCACATGCTGGACTACCTGCCGCGCCAGCACCTGCTGTCGGGTTGTTCCAGCCTGCTGCTGGTGCACGGCGTGGGCGCGGCCTTGGGCCCGGCGCTGGCCGGCGCGGCCATGCAGCGCTTCGGTCCCGCCGCGCTGCCGCTGTATTTCGCCGTGGTGCTGATGGTGCTGGCGCTGTTCACCGGCGCGCGCCTGCTGCGGTTCCAGCGGGTGCGCACGCATCCGGTCGGGTTCCGGCTGATGCTGCGTACCACGCCGTCGGCATTGGAGCTGATGCCCGAGACCGACCTTGAGGCGCCGCCCGACACCCCCTATTCCCCTCATTCCGATAAGGAAGCCCATTGA
- the ggpS gene encoding glucosylglycerol-phosphate synthase, giving the protein MTVSTPSLSTPTRTPPATPAPQLILATDLDGTFLAGDAAARHRLYRLVDQHPGIALIFITGRGLEAVMPLLSDPAIPRPDYVVCDVGATVVDGHTLQPLQPLQSMIDAHWPGEHVVAAAMRPFTALQRQDVPQERRCSYFCDPQTLAPLRAQIQAAAQALGCDVLYSADRYLDILPPDTDKGRTLAALARLLDLPRERILVAGDTLNDLSMYTAGFRGVCVGDSEPALTEATATLATTFHAQAPGCGGILEAIEHFALLADDDRYLYPPKQARAAGADLVMVYHRLPFDEVMENGVLVQRPPRSPNGIIPSLLSFFEGGQKGSWVAWGIDDPKRGPFQTHLAVDAERYPTLTAARVPLSRQEVDIFYKRFSKEAFWPMLHVFWERAKFREDDWQVFLKVNRKFAEATAAEAAHGATVWIHDYNLWMVPATLRELRPDLKIAFFHHTYFPSADVFNVVPWRREIIGSLLSCDYIGFHIPRQVENFVDVVRGAVPAERLAWESCAPRFLTYGCAVGLDTMTTRLRVGDREIALGAHPVGTDLRRIHNVLARSDVRNDIFKLRREIGARKLVLSVERLDYTKGTLAKLEAFERLLEQHPERQGKVTLLMVCVPAAREMTVYRTLQNQIEQAVGRINGRFSRLDWTPVRFFAQALPFEEVVAHYAAAQVMWITPLRDGLNLVAKEFVATHGIEGSSGVLVLSEFAGAAAELKGAVLTNPHDPADLTAGLLQALSMPEEEATGRMRQLFGSVEYYDVDRWGREFLEAVRG; this is encoded by the coding sequence TTGACTGTATCGACACCCTCTCTCTCCACTCCGACCCGTACACCGCCGGCCACGCCGGCCCCGCAGCTGATTCTGGCCACCGACCTGGATGGCACTTTCCTTGCCGGCGATGCCGCCGCGCGCCACCGGTTGTACCGGCTGGTTGACCAACACCCCGGCATCGCCCTGATCTTCATCACCGGCCGCGGCCTGGAAGCGGTGATGCCGCTGCTCTCCGACCCGGCGATCCCGCGCCCGGACTACGTGGTCTGCGATGTCGGCGCGACCGTGGTGGATGGCCACACGCTGCAGCCCCTGCAGCCGCTGCAGTCGATGATCGATGCGCACTGGCCCGGCGAACACGTGGTGGCCGCGGCGATGCGCCCGTTCACCGCGCTGCAGCGCCAGGACGTGCCGCAGGAACGACGCTGCTCGTATTTCTGCGATCCCCAGACGCTGGCGCCGCTGCGCGCGCAGATCCAGGCCGCCGCCCAGGCGCTGGGCTGCGACGTGCTGTATTCGGCTGACCGCTACCTGGACATCCTGCCGCCGGACACCGACAAGGGCCGCACCCTGGCCGCGCTTGCGCGCCTGCTGGACCTGCCGCGCGAGCGCATCCTGGTGGCTGGCGACACCCTCAATGACCTGTCGATGTACACCGCCGGCTTCCGCGGCGTGTGCGTGGGCGATTCCGAGCCGGCGCTGACCGAGGCGACCGCCACGCTGGCCACCACCTTCCACGCGCAGGCGCCGGGGTGTGGCGGCATCCTGGAGGCGATCGAGCACTTCGCGCTGCTCGCCGACGATGACCGCTACCTGTACCCGCCCAAGCAGGCCCGCGCCGCCGGCGCTGACCTGGTGATGGTCTACCACCGCCTGCCCTTCGACGAAGTGATGGAGAACGGCGTGCTGGTGCAGCGCCCGCCGCGCTCGCCCAACGGCATCATTCCCTCGCTGCTGAGCTTCTTCGAAGGCGGCCAGAAAGGCTCCTGGGTGGCATGGGGCATCGACGATCCCAAACGCGGCCCGTTCCAGACCCACCTGGCGGTGGACGCCGAGCGCTACCCCACCCTCACCGCCGCGCGGGTGCCGTTGAGCCGGCAGGAAGTGGACATCTTCTACAAGCGCTTCTCCAAGGAAGCGTTCTGGCCGATGCTGCATGTGTTCTGGGAACGCGCGAAGTTCCGCGAGGACGACTGGCAGGTGTTCCTGAAGGTCAACCGCAAGTTCGCCGAGGCCACTGCCGCCGAAGCCGCGCACGGGGCCACGGTGTGGATCCACGACTACAACCTGTGGATGGTGCCGGCCACGCTGCGCGAACTGCGCCCGGACCTGAAAATCGCCTTCTTCCACCACACCTACTTCCCGTCGGCGGATGTGTTCAACGTGGTGCCGTGGCGCCGCGAGATCATCGGCAGCCTGCTGTCGTGCGACTACATCGGCTTCCATATTCCGCGCCAGGTGGAGAACTTCGTGGACGTGGTACGCGGCGCCGTGCCGGCCGAGCGCCTGGCATGGGAAAGCTGCGCCCCGCGCTTCCTCACCTATGGCTGCGCGGTGGGGCTGGACACCATGACCACGCGCCTGCGCGTGGGCGACCGTGAAATCGCGCTGGGCGCGCACCCGGTGGGCACCGACCTGCGCCGCATCCATAACGTGCTGGCGCGCAGCGATGTGCGCAATGACATCTTCAAGCTGCGCCGCGAGATCGGGGCACGCAAGCTGGTGCTGTCGGTGGAGCGGCTGGACTACACCAAGGGCACGCTGGCCAAGCTGGAGGCCTTCGAACGCCTGCTGGAACAGCATCCCGAACGCCAGGGCAAGGTGACCTTGTTGATGGTGTGCGTGCCGGCCGCACGCGAAATGACCGTGTACCGCACGCTGCAGAACCAGATCGAACAGGCGGTGGGACGCATCAACGGCCGCTTCTCACGACTGGACTGGACGCCGGTGCGGTTCTTCGCACAGGCCCTGCCGTTTGAGGAGGTGGTGGCGCACTACGCAGCGGCGCAGGTGATGTGGATCACGCCGTTGCGCGATGGCCTGAATCTGGTGGCCAAGGAGTTCGTGGCCACCCACGGCATCGAAGGCAGCAGCGGCGTACTGGTGCTCAGCGAGTTCGCCGGTGCGGCAGCGGAGTTGAAGGGCGCGGTGCTGACCAACCCGCACGATCCGGCCGACCTGACCGCCGGCCTGCTGCAGGCGTTGTCGATGCCCGAGGAAGAAGCCACCGGGCGCATGCGGCAGCTGTTCGGCAGCGTGGAGTATTACGACGTGGATCGTTGGGGGCGCGAGTTCCTGGAGGCGGTGCGCGGTTGA
- the ruvC gene encoding crossover junction endodeoxyribonuclease RuvC, translating to MTRILGIDPGSQRTGVGIIDVDATGKVVHVHHLPLVLLGADDFPQRMKLLVLGLNALVEEYRPDEVAIEKVFMARNPDSALKLGQARGAAISAVVMRDLPVSEYAATEIKLAVVGRGGAEKQQVQHMVGLMLNLKTKLQADAADALAVAITHAHVRATAQRLGVNARMAWSRK from the coding sequence ATGACCCGCATCCTCGGCATCGACCCCGGTTCGCAACGCACCGGGGTGGGCATCATTGACGTGGATGCCACCGGCAAGGTCGTGCACGTGCACCACCTGCCGCTGGTGTTGCTGGGCGCCGACGATTTCCCGCAGCGCATGAAGCTGCTGGTGCTGGGCCTGAATGCCCTGGTCGAGGAATACCGCCCCGACGAAGTGGCGATCGAAAAAGTGTTCATGGCGCGCAACCCCGACTCGGCCCTGAAGCTGGGCCAGGCCCGCGGCGCGGCCATCTCGGCCGTGGTCATGCGCGACCTGCCGGTCAGCGAGTACGCGGCCACCGAAATCAAGCTGGCCGTGGTCGGCCGCGGTGGCGCGGAAAAACAACAGGTCCAACACATGGTCGGGCTCATGCTCAACCTGAAAACCAAGCTGCAGGCCGACGCCGCCGATGCGTTGGCCGTGGCCATCACCCACGCCCACGTACGGGCAACGGCGCAACGCCTGGGCGTCAACGCCCGCATGGCCTGGAGCCGCAAATGA
- the ruvA gene encoding Holliday junction branch migration protein RuvA: MIGRLRGIVAYKAPPWLLIDVNGVGYELEAPMSTFYDLPELGREVTLFTHYAQKEDSVSLYGFLREGERRLFRDVQKVSGIGAKIALAVLSGVSVDEFARMLQAGDITALTRIPGIGKKTAERMVLELRDRAANFGGGGAPLAGAAPATDPVSEATVALQQLGYKPAEAARMARDANAEGDDVATVIRKALQAALR, translated from the coding sequence ATGATTGGTCGTCTGCGCGGGATCGTGGCCTACAAGGCGCCGCCGTGGCTGCTCATCGACGTCAATGGCGTCGGTTACGAGCTGGAGGCGCCGATGAGCACCTTCTACGACCTGCCCGAGCTGGGCCGCGAGGTCACCCTGTTCACCCACTACGCGCAGAAGGAAGACAGCGTGTCGCTGTATGGCTTCCTGCGCGAGGGCGAGCGCCGCCTGTTCCGCGACGTGCAGAAGGTCAGCGGGATCGGCGCCAAGATCGCGCTGGCGGTGCTGTCGGGGGTGAGCGTGGACGAGTTCGCGCGCATGTTGCAGGCCGGTGACATCACTGCGCTGACCCGCATTCCCGGCATCGGCAAGAAGACCGCCGAGCGCATGGTGCTGGAGCTGCGCGACCGCGCGGCCAACTTCGGCGGGGGCGGTGCGCCCCTGGCCGGTGCCGCGCCGGCCACCGACCCGGTCTCCGAGGCCACCGTGGCCCTGCAGCAGCTGGGCTACAAGCCGGCCGAGGCGGCGCGCATGGCGCGCGATGCCAACGCCGAGGGCGACGATGTCGCCACCGTCATCCGCAAGGCCCTGCAGGCCGCGCTGCGCTGA
- a CDS encoding YebC/PmpR family DNA-binding transcriptional regulator has product MGRGPSIENRKNASDAKRGKIFTKIIREIGVAARGGGGDPNNNPRLRVAMDKGLASNMSKDVIERAIKKATGELEGVEYEEIRYEGYAPGGVAVIVDCLTDNRVRTVADVRHAFSKCGGNMGTEGSVAFMFKRVGVLHFAAGADEETITEAAIEAGADDIVVYPEDGAIDVLTAADSYHAVKDAMEAAKLTPDHAELTFRADNDIKVEGDTALQVKKLLDMLEDLDDVQDVFSNADLGADAYA; this is encoded by the coding sequence ATGGGTAGAGGTCCCTCGATCGAGAACCGCAAAAACGCGTCTGACGCGAAGCGCGGCAAGATTTTCACCAAGATCATCCGCGAGATCGGCGTTGCCGCGCGCGGCGGTGGAGGGGACCCCAACAACAACCCGCGCCTGCGGGTTGCCATGGACAAGGGCCTGGCCTCGAACATGTCCAAGGACGTGATCGAGCGCGCCATCAAGAAGGCCACCGGCGAACTGGAAGGCGTGGAATACGAAGAGATCCGCTACGAGGGCTATGCCCCCGGTGGCGTGGCCGTGATCGTGGACTGCCTGACCGACAACCGCGTGCGCACCGTGGCCGATGTCCGCCACGCGTTCAGCAAGTGCGGCGGCAACATGGGCACCGAAGGCTCGGTGGCCTTCATGTTCAAGCGCGTGGGCGTGCTGCATTTCGCCGCCGGCGCCGATGAAGAGACCATCACCGAGGCGGCCATCGAGGCCGGCGCGGACGACATCGTGGTGTACCCGGAAGACGGCGCGATCGACGTGTTGACCGCCGCCGACAGCTACCACGCGGTCAAGGACGCCATGGAAGCGGCCAAGCTGACCCCGGACCACGCCGAACTGACCTTCCGCGCCGACAACGACATCAAGGTCGAAGGCGACACCGCCCTGCAGGTCAAGAAGCTGCTGGACATGCTGGAAGACCTGGACGACGTGCAGGACGTGTTCTCCAACGCCGACCTCGGCGCGGACGCCTACGCCTGA
- the aspS gene encoding aspartate--tRNA ligase, whose product MRTHFCGLVDETLIGQTVTLAGWTDVARNQGGVCFIDLRDHEGIVQVTVEVDNAAVFAVAASLGYEDVLQVEGVVRARHAVNDKIRTGKVEVIATAITILNKAEPLPFHAHENPGEETRLKYRYLDLRRPEMQRMQRTRIKLVQALRRHLDATGFQDIETPILTKATPEGARDFLVPARMHPGEFYALPQSPQLFKQILMVAGFDRYYQIARCFRDEALRADRQLEFTQLDMEFAFVRERDVQDFVEDMIRAIFKEVVDVELAASFPRLTWAEAMRRFGSDKPDLRIALELVDVAELVKTSEFPVFTAAANDADGRVAALRIPGGATLSRKQIDEYAAHAAKYGAKGLAYIKIGDTGEVSSPIAKFFSEEAFAALVAHVGAGNGDIVFFGAGGYNKVSDFMGALRLKAGKDFNLVAAGWAPLWVTDFPMFEYDDEAQRYVALHHPFTAPAVDDIADLRANAKTAVSRGYDMVLNGNEIGGGSIRIHRSDMQSTVFDLLGIGAEEAEAKFGFLLDALRFGAPPHGGIAFGIDRIAALMAGTESIRDVIPFPKTTGAQCLMTGAPSPIPDEQLAEVHIQVRPRKA is encoded by the coding sequence ATGCGTACCCACTTCTGTGGCCTGGTCGATGAGACCCTGATTGGCCAAACCGTTACCCTCGCCGGCTGGACCGACGTTGCCCGCAACCAGGGCGGCGTGTGCTTCATCGATCTGCGCGATCATGAAGGCATCGTGCAGGTGACGGTGGAAGTCGACAACGCGGCCGTGTTCGCCGTGGCCGCCAGCCTGGGCTACGAGGACGTGTTGCAGGTGGAAGGCGTGGTGCGCGCGCGTCATGCGGTCAACGACAAAATCCGCACCGGCAAGGTGGAAGTGATCGCCACGGCCATCACCATCCTCAACAAGGCCGAGCCGCTGCCGTTCCACGCCCACGAGAACCCGGGCGAGGAAACCCGCCTGAAGTACCGTTACCTGGATCTGCGCCGCCCGGAAATGCAGCGCATGCAGCGTACCCGCATCAAGCTGGTGCAGGCGCTGCGCCGTCACCTGGACGCCACCGGCTTCCAGGACATCGAAACCCCGATCCTGACCAAGGCCACCCCGGAAGGCGCCCGCGACTTCCTGGTGCCCGCGCGCATGCACCCGGGCGAGTTCTACGCCCTGCCGCAGAGCCCGCAGCTGTTCAAGCAGATCCTGATGGTGGCCGGCTTCGACCGCTACTACCAGATCGCGCGCTGCTTCCGCGACGAGGCCCTGCGCGCCGACCGCCAGCTGGAATTCACCCAGCTGGACATGGAGTTCGCCTTCGTGCGCGAGCGCGACGTGCAGGACTTCGTCGAAGACATGATCCGCGCCATCTTCAAGGAAGTGGTGGACGTGGAACTGGCCGCCAGCTTCCCGCGCCTGACCTGGGCCGAGGCGATGCGTCGCTTCGGGTCGGACAAGCCGGACCTGCGCATCGCGCTGGAGCTGGTGGACGTGGCCGAACTGGTCAAGACCAGTGAGTTCCCGGTGTTCACCGCCGCCGCCAATGATGCCGACGGCCGCGTGGCCGCGCTGCGCATCCCCGGCGGTGCCACGCTGAGCCGCAAGCAGATCGACGAGTACGCCGCGCATGCCGCCAAGTACGGCGCCAAGGGCCTGGCCTACATCAAGATCGGCGACACCGGCGAAGTCAGCTCGCCGATCGCCAAGTTCTTCAGCGAAGAGGCCTTCGCCGCGCTGGTGGCCCACGTCGGCGCCGGTAACGGCGACATCGTGTTCTTCGGCGCCGGTGGCTACAACAAGGTGTCCGACTTCATGGGCGCGCTGCGCCTGAAGGCCGGCAAGGACTTCAACCTGGTCGCTGCCGGGTGGGCGCCGCTGTGGGTCACCGACTTCCCGATGTTCGAGTACGACGACGAAGCCCAGCGCTACGTCGCCCTGCATCACCCCTTCACCGCTCCGGCGGTGGACGACATCGCCGACCTGCGCGCCAACGCCAAGACCGCCGTGTCGCGCGGCTATGACATGGTGCTCAACGGCAACGAGATCGGCGGCGGTTCGATCCGTATCCACCGCTCGGACATGCAGAGCACGGTGTTCGACCTGCTGGGCATCGGTGCCGAAGAGGCCGAGGCCAAGTTCGGCTTCCTGCTCGATGCGCTGCGCTTCGGCGCGCCGCCGCACGGTGGCATCGCCTTCGGCATCGACCGCATCGCCGCGCTGATGGCCGGCACCGAGTCGATCCGCGACGTCATTCCGTTCCCGAAGACCACCGGCGCGCAGTGCCTGATGACCGGCGCCCCGTCGCCGATCCCGGACGAGCAGCTGGCCGAAGTGCACATCCAGGTTCGCCCGCGCAAGGCCTGA
- a CDS encoding GNAT family N-acetyltransferase, translated as MYTIRRATVDDAPTLSVLATRTFVETFGHLYPAQDLQNFLDEAYAVDRQHTILAHPDYAVWLLERDGVAVGHAAAGPCGLPHPDVQPGDRELKRLYLIKDEQSCGWGSRLLETALDWLERDGPHTLWLGVWSENFGAQRFYARYGFNKVGSYEFPVGSVRDLEFILRRPAGPAR; from the coding sequence ATGTACACCATCCGCCGCGCCACCGTTGACGATGCACCGACCCTGTCGGTGCTGGCCACGCGTACCTTCGTGGAAACCTTCGGCCATCTCTATCCTGCGCAGGACCTGCAGAACTTCCTCGACGAGGCCTATGCGGTCGACCGCCAGCACACCATCCTGGCCCACCCGGACTACGCGGTGTGGCTGCTGGAACGGGACGGCGTGGCGGTTGGCCATGCCGCGGCCGGCCCCTGTGGCCTGCCGCACCCGGACGTGCAGCCGGGCGATCGCGAACTCAAGCGCCTGTACCTGATCAAGGACGAACAGAGCTGCGGCTGGGGCAGCCGGTTGCTGGAAACGGCGCTGGACTGGCTCGAACGCGACGGCCCGCACACCCTATGGTTGGGCGTGTGGTCGGAGAACTTCGGCGCGCAGCGTTTTTATGCCCGCTACGGCTTCAACAAGGTGGGTAGCTACGAATTCCCGGTCGGCAGCGTGCGCGACCTGGAATTCATCCTGCGCCGACCGGCCGGCCCGGCGCGCTGA
- a CDS encoding esterase/lipase family protein, which translates to MNPPVLLLHGIWNARAWVGPLAWRLRARGFSVDTFGYSSVFGGPDVAVPQLLERLKDSGPVSLVGHSLGGLVALEALRQQPDLPVSRVVCLGSPLRGSGTARSLAEHGWSLALGRSSDLLLDGLPAWEGRAQVGLIAGSVPHGLGSLLGAIGEASDGTVALDETHLPGLADHCVVPASHSGLVFSPEAARQTAAFLRDGRFRPDRAAHAA; encoded by the coding sequence ATGAATCCCCCTGTTTTACTGCTTCACGGCATCTGGAATGCCCGCGCGTGGGTTGGCCCGTTGGCCTGGCGGCTGCGCGCGCGTGGCTTCAGCGTGGACACCTTCGGCTATTCCAGCGTCTTCGGCGGTCCCGACGTGGCGGTGCCGCAACTGCTGGAACGTCTCAAGGACAGCGGCCCGGTGTCGCTGGTCGGGCACAGCCTGGGCGGGCTGGTGGCGCTGGAGGCATTGCGCCAGCAGCCGGACCTGCCGGTGTCGCGGGTGGTCTGCCTGGGTTCGCCGTTGCGCGGCAGCGGCACCGCCCGGTCGCTGGCCGAGCATGGCTGGTCGCTGGCGCTCGGCCGCAGCAGCGACCTGCTGCTCGACGGCCTGCCGGCTTGGGAGGGCAGGGCGCAGGTGGGATTGATTGCCGGCTCGGTCCCGCATGGCCTGGGCAGCCTGCTGGGCGCCATCGGCGAGGCCTCCGACGGCACCGTGGCGCTGGATGAGACCCACCTGCCGGGCCTGGCCGACCATTGCGTGGTCCCGGCGAGCCACAGCGGGCTGGTGTTTTCCCCCGAGGCCGCGCGCCAGACCGCCGCGTTCCTGCGCGATGGCCGCTTCCGGCCCGACCGCGCCGCCCACGCCGCCTGA
- a CDS encoding DUF3011 domain-containing protein yields MNRRLTVVCLALALGCSAPAAQAQMSTRAYAPENLSQLSSSDRSRVITQEYADQSNGRRIPDDQLRFYLAQVNSGWGFSRIKQDIATSLRGSGGGGGWNGGGGGNNGGTVRCESQNNRERVCNTGWRSAQLSRQISGSACQEGRTWGSRNGTVWVTGGCRAEFVEGRGNGGNWGGGGGSTGGTIRCESQDNRERSCNTGWRNATLVRQISGSACVEGQTWGVRNGAVWVNRGCRGEFAEARGGWGGGNGGGNSNYSVTCSSNSNRQQTCAWDARQGRPVLQQQLSGSACVEGRSWGYTNSSLWVSNGCRARFGVR; encoded by the coding sequence ATGAACCGTCGCCTCACCGTTGTCTGCCTGGCCCTGGCGCTGGGCTGTAGCGCCCCGGCCGCCCAGGCCCAGATGAGCACCCGCGCCTACGCCCCCGAGAACCTGTCGCAGCTGTCCTCCAGCGACCGCTCGCGGGTGATCACCCAGGAATATGCCGATCAGTCCAATGGCCGCCGCATTCCCGACGACCAGCTGCGCTTCTACCTGGCCCAGGTCAATTCGGGCTGGGGCTTCTCGCGGATCAAGCAGGACATCGCCACCTCGTTGCGCGGCAGCGGCGGCGGTGGGGGCTGGAACGGTGGCGGCGGGGGCAACAACGGCGGCACCGTGCGCTGCGAGAGCCAGAACAACCGCGAGCGGGTCTGCAACACCGGCTGGCGCAGTGCCCAGCTGTCGCGGCAGATCTCCGGCTCGGCCTGCCAGGAAGGGCGCACCTGGGGCTCGCGCAACGGCACCGTGTGGGTCACCGGCGGCTGCCGCGCCGAGTTCGTCGAAGGGCGCGGCAACGGCGGCAACTGGGGCGGTGGCGGCGGCAGCACCGGCGGCACCATCCGCTGTGAAAGCCAGGACAACCGCGAGCGCAGCTGCAACACCGGCTGGCGCAACGCCACCCTGGTCCGGCAGATCTCGGGCTCGGCCTGCGTGGAAGGCCAGACCTGGGGCGTGCGCAATGGCGCGGTATGGGTCAACCGCGGCTGCCGTGGCGAGTTCGCCGAGGCCCGCGGCGGCTGGGGCGGCGGTAACGGCGGGGGCAACAGCAATTACAGCGTGACCTGCAGCAGCAACAGCAACCGCCAGCAGACCTGCGCCTGGGACGCCCGCCAGGGCCGCCCGGTGCTGCAGCAGCAGCTGTCCGGCAGCGCCTGCGTGGAAGGCCGCAGTTGGGGCTATACCAACAGCAGCCTGTGGGTCAGCAACGGCTGCCGCGCCCGGTTCGGGGTGCGGTAG